Proteins encoded by one window of Halomonas sp. SH5A2:
- the tolR gene encoding protein TolR — MQGPFKRGGQRKPMGEINVVPFIDVMLVLLVIFMITAPMLNQGVDVELPQVSSEPIESQEDNDPIIISIDREGQYYLSLGEDSTQVSADDITRRVSAILEQQPDTPVMVRGDQNVAYGEVVVLMSNLQRSGVANVGLISEPPQNE, encoded by the coding sequence ATGCAAGGACCGTTTAAACGTGGCGGACAGCGTAAGCCCATGGGCGAAATCAACGTTGTCCCCTTTATAGATGTCATGCTGGTATTGTTGGTCATTTTTATGATTACCGCCCCTATGTTGAATCAGGGAGTGGACGTTGAGCTGCCTCAGGTCAGTTCCGAGCCAATTGAAAGCCAGGAAGACAACGATCCGATCATTATTTCCATCGACCGTGAAGGACAGTACTACCTTAGCCTCGGAGAAGATTCGACCCAGGTCTCTGCTGATGATATCACTCGCCGGGTTAGCGCTATTCTAGAGCAGCAGCCTGATACGCCGGTGATGGTTCGTGGCGACCAGAATGTGGCTTATGGTGAAGTGGTCGTGTTGATGAGTAACCTGCAGCGCTCGGGCGTGGCCAATGTGGGACTCATTTCTGAGCCACCACAGAATGAGTAA
- the pal gene encoding peptidoglycan-associated lipoprotein Pal: protein MQLKPLARSLAVALSIAVIAGCSSTGGTQDGDSYGSQDGRDGSASSSTSGTGTSGQYGSGTSGADRSQQADSRIPDVKTIYFDYDRDTIKNEYESVVMAHARYLRSNPDANVVLHGHTDERGTREYNMALGERRANAVERFLNIQGVSSSQMSVVSYGEERPAERGSSESAYSQNRRVVFNY, encoded by the coding sequence ATGCAACTTAAACCGTTGGCTCGCTCATTGGCAGTCGCGCTTTCTATTGCCGTTATCGCGGGCTGTTCAAGCACCGGCGGCACTCAAGACGGTGATTCATACGGCAGCCAGGATGGCCGCGATGGAAGTGCCAGCAGCAGCACCTCGGGCACCGGCACGAGTGGTCAGTACGGCAGCGGCACCTCAGGCGCTGACCGCAGTCAACAGGCCGACTCGCGTATTCCCGATGTCAAAACCATCTATTTCGATTACGACCGCGACACGATTAAAAACGAATACGAATCTGTGGTGATGGCACACGCGCGTTACCTGCGCTCAAATCCAGATGCCAACGTCGTGTTGCACGGCCATACCGATGAACGCGGTACCCGTGAATACAATATGGCCCTTGGCGAACGACGCGCCAACGCCGTTGAGCGCTTTCTGAACATTCAAGGCGTTTCATCTTCGCAAATGAGCGTGGTGAGCTATGGCGAAGAGCGTCCGGCAGAGCGTGGTAGCAGTGAGTCTGCGTATTCACAAAACCGTCGCGTTGTGTTCAATTATTGA
- the tolA gene encoding cell envelope integrity protein TolA has product MAVKKPRDPQDIGYLWPAVLAIAVHLLIVLFSLVEWPDSDAEPDSSSIVQATLVSTEAFTNQAQQANDESAAMEASEETVEEPDASAADEEAAEEQAAAEQAAREAAEAEAEALEAARAEAEAQAQRRQEAAEAEAERQREAEEQRRQEEAEAEAERQREAEEQRRQEEAEAEAEREREAEEQRRQEEAEAEAERQREAEEQRRQEEAEAEAEREREAEEQRRQEEAEAEAQRQREAEEQRRQEEAEAAMQRQLEGEAQAAAEAQQAEQAANSFLTIVKRAVEQAWIIPSDASDSMSATLQVRLGPSGEVLTTSVVSSSGDSNFDRSAMQAIEHAAPFVELRELPTGQQRNLRQFNLRFTPGDVR; this is encoded by the coding sequence ATGGCTGTAAAAAAACCTCGTGATCCTCAAGACATTGGCTATCTTTGGCCGGCGGTTTTGGCGATTGCCGTGCACTTGTTGATCGTGCTGTTCTCGTTGGTTGAATGGCCAGATAGCGACGCCGAGCCAGATTCTTCTTCGATTGTACAGGCAACCCTAGTCAGTACTGAGGCATTCACGAACCAGGCTCAGCAGGCTAATGATGAGTCAGCCGCCATGGAGGCGTCTGAGGAGACAGTAGAAGAACCCGATGCATCGGCGGCCGATGAAGAAGCCGCAGAAGAGCAAGCCGCCGCCGAACAGGCTGCGCGCGAAGCTGCTGAGGCCGAAGCGGAAGCCTTGGAAGCTGCCAGGGCAGAGGCTGAAGCGCAGGCCCAGCGCCGTCAGGAAGCGGCCGAAGCCGAGGCCGAACGTCAGCGAGAAGCCGAAGAGCAACGCCGCCAGGAAGAGGCCGAAGCCGAGGCCGAACGTCAGCGAGAAGCCGAAGAACAGCGCCGCCAGGAAGAGGCCGAAGCCGAGGCTGAACGTGAGCGAGAAGCCGAAGAGCAGCGCCGTCAGGAAGAGGCCGAAGCCGAGGCCGAACGTCAGCGAGAAGCCGAAGAGCAGCGCCGCCAGGAAGAGGCCGAAGCTGAGGCCGAACGTGAGCGTGAAGCCGAAGAGCAGCGTCGCCAGGAAGAGGCCGAAGCCGAGGCCCAGCGTCAGCGAGAAGCCGAAGAGCAGCGCCGTCAGGAGGAGGCGGAAGCCGCAATGCAGCGTCAGTTGGAAGGTGAAGCCCAGGCTGCCGCAGAGGCACAACAAGCCGAGCAAGCCGCCAATAGTTTCCTGACGATTGTTAAGCGCGCCGTCGAGCAGGCATGGATTATTCCGTCAGATGCAAGCGACTCAATGAGTGCTACGCTTCAAGTCAGGTTAGGCCCGTCAGGCGAAGTACTGACCACATCGGTAGTATCGTCAAGCGGTGATAGCAACTTTGATCGATCGGCAATGCAGGCCATCGAACATGCAGCACCGTTCGTTGAACTGCGTGAGCTGCCGACCGGACAGCAGCGCAATTTACGTCAATTCAATCTGCGATTTACCCCGGGGGATGTTCGCTGA
- the ruvB gene encoding Holliday junction branch migration DNA helicase RuvB, which produces MLEHDRLIAAEPEQGEVRIDHAIRPKRLQDYIGQPRVREQLEIFIGAARLREESLDHTLVFGPPGLGKTTLANIIATEMGVGLKSTSGPVLERAGDLAAMLTNLEPGDVLFIDEIHRLSPVVEEVLYPAMEDFQLDIMIGEGPAARSIKLDLPRFTLVGATTRAGLLTSPLRDRFGIVQRLEFYNLTELTEIVTRSAKLLGVETHHEGAVEIARRSRGTPRIANRLLRRVRDYAEMKGDGTVNATLADAALNMLNVDHHGLDHMDRRLLLAMIDKFDGGPVGVDSLSAAIGEERDTIEDVIEPYLIQQGLMMRTPRGRVVTRQAWLHFERVPHEASIEAQGEQRP; this is translated from the coding sequence ATGCTAGAGCACGATCGACTGATTGCCGCTGAGCCAGAGCAAGGTGAAGTGCGTATCGACCATGCGATTCGCCCTAAACGGCTCCAGGACTATATTGGCCAACCCCGCGTTCGCGAGCAGTTGGAAATTTTTATTGGCGCCGCCCGACTGCGTGAAGAAAGCCTCGACCACACGCTGGTGTTTGGCCCGCCAGGCTTGGGTAAAACCACCCTGGCCAACATTATTGCCACTGAAATGGGCGTGGGGCTCAAATCGACGTCGGGCCCGGTGCTCGAGCGTGCCGGTGACCTGGCTGCAATGCTGACCAATCTGGAGCCTGGGGACGTTCTGTTTATCGATGAAATCCACCGTTTATCGCCCGTAGTCGAAGAGGTGCTGTATCCAGCGATGGAGGATTTTCAGCTCGATATAATGATTGGTGAGGGGCCCGCGGCACGCTCGATCAAGCTGGATTTACCGCGCTTTACGTTGGTGGGCGCCACCACTCGAGCGGGGCTGCTCACCTCGCCGTTGCGCGATCGTTTTGGCATCGTTCAACGGCTGGAATTTTATAACCTCACCGAGCTGACCGAGATAGTGACCCGTTCAGCCAAGCTGCTTGGCGTTGAAACCCACCATGAAGGGGCCGTTGAAATTGCCCGTCGCTCAAGGGGCACCCCACGAATTGCCAACCGGTTGCTCCGCCGAGTACGCGACTATGCCGAAATGAAGGGCGATGGCACCGTCAATGCAACCCTGGCAGACGCCGCACTTAACATGCTGAATGTGGACCACCATGGACTGGATCATATGGATCGCAGGTTGTTACTGGCAATGATCGATAAATTCGACGGTGGGCCGGTCGGTGTCGATTCGCTGTCAGCGGCAATCGGTGAGGAGCGCGATACTATCGAAGACGTCATCGAGCCGTATTTGATCCAGCAGGGGCTGATGATGCGGACACCCCGCGGTCGCGTCGTCACACGGCAGGCTTGGTTGCATTTTGAGCGTGTTCCCCATGAAGCGTCCATTGAAGCCCAGGGGGAGCAGCGCCCATGA
- a CDS encoding YciK family oxidoreductase, which yields MTCKIDYQPAPDLLRNRVVLVTGAGDGIGRAAALSYARHGATVILLGRTIAKLEHVYDEIEANGGPQPAIFPLNFEGATLKDFHDMADTLEKEFGCLDGLLHNAGLLGRITPFAQYDAALWEQVMQVNINGPIWMTQALLPLLQRSNDASVIFTSSSVGRKGRAYWGAYAVSKFATEGFVEVLADELDSEPHLRINTLNPGATRTQMRRNAYPGEDPANLRTPDDIMPTYLWLMGPDSAGTHGQKIDAQPPRQP from the coding sequence ATGACATGTAAAATTGATTATCAGCCAGCGCCCGATTTGCTCCGTAACCGTGTTGTGTTGGTCACTGGGGCAGGTGATGGTATAGGCCGTGCGGCGGCGCTAAGCTACGCCCGTCACGGTGCGACGGTGATCCTGCTTGGCCGTACCATTGCTAAACTAGAGCACGTATACGATGAAATCGAGGCGAACGGTGGCCCTCAACCGGCCATTTTTCCGCTCAATTTTGAGGGTGCCACGCTCAAGGATTTTCACGATATGGCTGACACCCTCGAAAAAGAATTCGGGTGTCTGGACGGTCTGCTGCACAATGCCGGTCTACTGGGTCGTATTACCCCTTTTGCGCAGTATGATGCCGCGCTTTGGGAGCAGGTCATGCAGGTCAATATCAACGGTCCCATCTGGATGACCCAGGCGCTATTGCCGTTGTTGCAGCGCTCCAACGATGCCTCGGTCATCTTTACCTCTTCCAGTGTCGGCCGCAAAGGCCGTGCCTATTGGGGTGCCTACGCCGTTTCCAAATTTGCTACGGAAGGTTTCGTGGAAGTATTGGCCGACGAGCTGGATAGTGAGCCCCACCTGCGCATTAACACCCTTAATCCAGGCGCTACCCGGACTCAAATGCGGCGTAATGCGTACCCCGGTGAAGACCCTGCCAACTTGCGCACGCCTGACGACATTATGCCCACGTACCTTTGGTTGATGGGGCCCGATAGTGCGGGCACCCATGGTCAGAAAATCGACGCGCAACCCCCCAGGCAGCCCTGA
- the ybgF gene encoding tol-pal system protein YbgF, producing MNHSLKRYVERLCGAGALVLPLSVLPLVSVAQQPVVEDLSGSGGGFYEQAQTQGGGANGSLVLFNTVQEHQQQIQRLRGEIEELRHQMEQLRRQSQQQYLDIEDRLMSSGPSQIEESTPEVEPEAAEDVANAPSSRDVSDEAQQAYQDAFAHVQARRFGEAIAAFEAFVEAHPDTSLTANGHYWLGELYAAEGELDAAEQSFTRVIDNYDGSSKVPDALYKLGLVKARQGEAEESRALLEKVQDDYPQSSAAGLADDFLRQGS from the coding sequence ATGAATCACAGTCTCAAGCGTTACGTTGAGAGGCTGTGCGGTGCGGGAGCCTTAGTGCTCCCGTTATCCGTATTGCCCCTTGTCAGTGTTGCCCAACAACCCGTTGTCGAAGATCTGTCAGGTTCAGGCGGCGGGTTTTATGAACAAGCCCAAACCCAGGGCGGAGGCGCCAATGGAAGCCTTGTGTTATTCAACACGGTGCAGGAGCACCAGCAGCAAATTCAGCGTCTGCGGGGTGAAATTGAAGAGCTGCGCCATCAAATGGAGCAACTTCGTCGCCAATCCCAGCAGCAATACCTGGATATTGAAGACCGCCTGATGAGCAGCGGCCCAAGTCAGATCGAGGAATCAACACCCGAAGTTGAGCCCGAAGCCGCTGAAGACGTGGCCAATGCGCCTTCCTCGCGCGATGTTAGTGATGAAGCTCAGCAGGCCTACCAGGATGCATTTGCCCATGTTCAGGCGCGTCGCTTTGGTGAGGCCATCGCTGCCTTTGAGGCTTTTGTGGAAGCGCACCCTGATACCAGCTTGACCGCCAACGGTCATTACTGGCTGGGTGAATTGTATGCCGCAGAAGGCGAGTTGGACGCTGCTGAACAATCGTTCACCCGCGTGATTGATAACTATGATGGTAGTAGCAAGGTACCGGATGCGTTGTACAAGCTCGGCTTGGTCAAGGCTCGGCAGGGCGAAGCGGAAGAAAGTCGTGCGCTGCTCGAAAAAGTGCAAGATGATTACCCACAAAGCAGTGCGGCGGGGCTGGCCGATGACTTTCTTCGCCAGGGCAGTTGA
- the ybgC gene encoding tol-pal system-associated acyl-CoA thioesterase, with protein sequence MSQSLRFPVRVYMEDTDAGGIVYYVNYLKFMERARSEWLRSLGVDQQTLLDAGTQLVVYRLSCHYTKPARLDDALDVSADVVSIGRCRMTFEQQVWRGTERLCAATVEIACLNAQDLRPMAWPSALKSLM encoded by the coding sequence ATGAGCCAGTCGCTGCGTTTCCCAGTCCGCGTTTACATGGAAGATACAGACGCGGGGGGGATTGTCTACTACGTTAACTACCTGAAGTTTATGGAGCGTGCCCGCAGTGAATGGCTGAGATCCTTGGGGGTCGACCAGCAAACGTTGCTGGACGCAGGCACTCAGCTAGTGGTATATCGCTTGTCCTGTCATTACACCAAGCCTGCAAGGTTAGACGATGCGCTTGACGTAAGTGCCGATGTCGTGAGCATCGGCCGCTGTCGAATGACATTTGAGCAGCAAGTATGGCGGGGAACTGAACGTCTTTGCGCCGCCACGGTCGAGATAGCGTGCTTGAATGCGCAGGATCTTCGCCCAATGGCATGGCCGTCTGCGCTCAAATCGCTGATGTAA
- the ruvC gene encoding crossover junction endodeoxyribonuclease RuvC — protein MQTPALSNPLRILGIDPGSRITGYGVIELAGLVPRYVASGCIRTAEGSLEQRLAQIYAGLGEVVGLHRPDAVAIERVFMAKNPDSALKLGQARGVALVCMANHGLAVDEYAARQIKQAVTGQGGADKAQVQHMVTAILHLAASPQADAADALAIALTHAYASQGPKALTTQGGGRRRSTGRWRL, from the coding sequence ATGCAGACACCTGCCTTATCCAATCCGCTGCGTATCCTGGGCATTGACCCTGGTTCGCGTATTACCGGCTATGGTGTCATCGAGCTTGCTGGGCTTGTTCCCCGTTATGTCGCTAGCGGCTGCATTCGTACCGCTGAAGGTTCGTTAGAGCAGCGTCTGGCTCAAATCTACGCCGGGCTAGGGGAAGTGGTCGGTTTGCACCGCCCAGATGCCGTGGCCATAGAGCGCGTTTTCATGGCCAAAAATCCCGATTCAGCGCTCAAGCTCGGTCAGGCAAGAGGGGTGGCGCTGGTCTGTATGGCCAACCATGGTCTGGCGGTTGACGAGTATGCCGCGCGGCAGATCAAGCAGGCGGTCACCGGTCAGGGCGGCGCCGATAAGGCACAGGTGCAACACATGGTTACGGCTATTCTGCATCTGGCCGCTTCACCACAGGCGGATGCCGCCGATGCACTGGCCATCGCACTGACCCATGCCTACGCCAGCCAAGGGCCCAAGGCGCTAACCACGCAGGGGGGAGGGCGCCGCCGTTCCACCGGGCGCTGGCGACTCTGA
- the tolB gene encoding Tol-Pal system beta propeller repeat protein TolB — MHTISKVWLFCLLLAMSTVASANLTIEITRGSDQALPIGVVPFEGSDGMPEDVAQIIHDNLDRSGFFDPLDRGSMFEQPSEADDVQYSTWRSLDVRYLVVGRAERTNSGYRIQYDLMDISGQRRMMSETVTANENDLRGAAHYISDQIFEEITDIRGAFSTRIAYVTAQGVGNNTDYGLYVADADGRNSQQILTSDQPILSPAWSPDGGKLAYVSFESGRPEIYIQEVDSGNRARITSFEGINGAPVWSPNGRRLAMSLSKDGQPDIYIMEIADRSLTRVTNSNSIDTEPAWSPDGRRLVFTSDRSGGPQIYQHRLGSGETERMTFTGNYNARARFSPDGENLFLIHRSDRGFQVARQEIDSGRLVTLSDSTSDESPSVAPNGTMVIFATQQGNNGVLSAVSADGRSSFRLPAAQGDVRDPAWSPFLNE; from the coding sequence ATGCACACCATAAGCAAAGTATGGCTATTCTGTCTGTTACTGGCGATGAGTACGGTCGCCAGTGCCAATTTGACCATTGAAATTACTCGCGGCAGTGATCAGGCGCTACCCATAGGCGTGGTCCCGTTTGAGGGCTCAGACGGTATGCCCGAAGACGTGGCACAAATCATTCATGACAATCTCGATCGCAGTGGTTTTTTTGACCCCCTGGATCGCGGTTCGATGTTTGAGCAACCTAGCGAGGCCGACGATGTTCAATACAGCACCTGGCGCTCATTGGATGTTCGTTACCTGGTCGTTGGCAGAGCCGAACGGACAAACAGCGGTTATCGAATCCAATACGACCTGATGGACATCAGCGGGCAGCGGCGCATGATGAGCGAAACCGTCACGGCCAATGAAAATGATCTGCGCGGTGCCGCTCATTATATCAGCGACCAGATTTTTGAGGAGATTACCGATATTCGCGGGGCTTTCTCGACGCGAATTGCGTATGTCACCGCCCAAGGGGTTGGCAATAACACCGACTACGGTCTGTACGTGGCCGATGCAGATGGGCGCAATAGCCAGCAGATTTTGACGTCCGACCAGCCCATACTGTCGCCTGCCTGGTCACCGGACGGTGGTAAGCTGGCTTATGTATCTTTCGAGAGTGGACGCCCGGAAATCTATATTCAGGAAGTGGATAGTGGTAATCGTGCGCGGATTACGTCGTTTGAGGGGATTAACGGGGCACCCGTATGGTCGCCAAACGGCCGCCGGTTGGCCATGTCCTTGTCAAAAGACGGTCAGCCCGATATTTATATCATGGAGATCGCCGACCGCTCGCTAACTCGTGTTACGAACAGCAACAGCATCGATACCGAACCCGCGTGGTCACCGGATGGTCGCCGCCTGGTGTTTACCTCTGACCGCAGTGGTGGGCCGCAAATTTACCAGCACAGGCTCGGCAGCGGTGAAACGGAACGTATGACCTTCACTGGTAACTACAATGCCCGAGCGCGTTTCTCGCCGGATGGCGAAAATCTGTTTTTGATCCACCGTTCCGACCGCGGTTTTCAAGTCGCGCGTCAGGAAATCGACAGTGGTCGCCTGGTCACGTTGAGTGATTCTACGAGTGATGAATCGCCTAGTGTTGCGCCGAACGGGACCATGGTAATCTTCGCTACCCAACAGGGTAACAACGGGGTGCTGAGTGCCGTTTCTGCCGATGGCCGTTCGTCATTCAGGTTGCCCGCCGCCCAAGGTGATGTGCGTGACCCCGCATGGTCACCGTTTTTAAACGAATGA
- the tolQ gene encoding protein TolQ, with protein sequence MSIPHLIMNASIVVQLVMLLLTVGSILSWIVIFQRGIALRRAQKEYNQFEETFWSGVDLNELYRDIPADDPRHGAEHIFQAGFREFNRLMPKTRNAATVLEGVQRSMRVAWSREEDRLTQHLVFLATVASASPYIGLFGTVWGIMGSFQSLSMTQQATLATVAPWIAEALIATAMGLFAAIPAVIFYNRLSNNAGRLLGKYEDFAEEFHAILHRNLQGRDSASS encoded by the coding sequence ATGTCTATTCCGCACCTGATTATGAATGCCAGCATCGTGGTTCAGCTGGTCATGTTGCTATTAACAGTAGGGTCCATTCTCTCTTGGATAGTGATTTTTCAACGCGGCATTGCCCTGCGCCGTGCGCAAAAAGAATATAACCAGTTTGAAGAAACATTCTGGTCAGGCGTTGATTTGAATGAGCTTTACCGTGACATCCCGGCCGACGATCCCCGCCACGGGGCTGAACACATTTTTCAGGCAGGGTTTCGTGAATTCAATCGCCTGATGCCCAAAACCCGCAATGCGGCAACGGTTCTGGAAGGCGTTCAGCGCAGCATGCGAGTGGCGTGGTCACGTGAAGAAGACCGTCTGACACAGCACCTTGTTTTTCTCGCGACGGTGGCTTCTGCAAGCCCCTATATAGGTCTATTTGGCACCGTATGGGGCATCATGGGGTCTTTTCAGTCGCTATCCATGACCCAGCAAGCCACGTTGGCAACGGTTGCTCCCTGGATTGCAGAGGCGTTGATCGCCACGGCGATGGGCCTTTTCGCTGCGATACCTGCCGTGATTTTCTACAACCGGCTTTCTAACAACGCCGGTCGTCTGCTGGGCAAGTACGAAGATTTCGCCGAAGAATTCCACGCTATCTTGCACCGCAATCTGCAAGGACGCGATAGCGCGTCAAGCTAA
- a CDS encoding FmdB family zinc ribbon protein, with product MPIYEYECKACGHRMDKLQKISADPLTDCPVCESASLSRLVSAAGFRLAGGGWYETDFKTGSKKNLAADAKSATPETGSQNGASPAPKKKDTAA from the coding sequence ATGCCCATCTATGAATATGAGTGCAAGGCCTGCGGCCATCGCATGGATAAATTGCAAAAAATCAGCGCCGATCCGTTAACGGATTGTCCTGTCTGCGAAAGCGCCAGCTTGTCGCGGCTGGTATCAGCTGCCGGTTTCCGTCTGGCGGGCGGCGGCTGGTATGAAACTGATTTTAAAACCGGCAGTAAAAAGAATTTAGCTGCTGATGCAAAAAGCGCAACGCCCGAGACCGGCAGCCAGAATGGCGCCAGTCCTGCGCCCAAGAAAAAAGACACGGCGGCCTAG
- the aspS gene encoding aspartate--tRNA ligase, translating into MRSHYCGQLNETLVDQTVTVCGWVHRRRDHGGVIFLDMRDRDGVAQFVVDPDTAEAFANADRARNEFVLRITGRVRLRPEGTQNPNMPTGMIEVLAKDVEVLNTAVTPPFQLDEHGKVGEEVRLKHRYIDLRRPDMIDKLRLRSRISHTVRAFLENQGFLDIETPVLTRATPEGARDYLVPSRTHAGNFFALPQSPQLFKQLLMVAGFDRYYQIAKCFRDEDLRADRQPEFTQIDIEASFVEENDIMDITESMIRQLFQEVLDVNLAAFPRMTWQEAMDRFGSDKPDLRIPLELTNVDDLMQQVDFKVFSGPANAADGRVAALKVPGGASLSRKEIDEYTKFVGIYGAKGLAWIKVNERAKGLDGLQSPIVKFMENVVEELLDRVDAKDGDIIFFGADKTRIVNEAIGALRVKLGADLDLYTQAWAPLWVVDFPMFEEDDNGRLSPLHHPFTAPSCSPEALKDDPANALSRAYDMVLNGTELGGGSIRIHDQTMQHTVFDILGIGQEEAQEKFGFLLDALQYGAPPHGGLAFGLDRLVMLMAGAKTIREVIAFPKTQSAACLMTDAPGEVSAEQLKDLNIRLRQKAKADTTAE; encoded by the coding sequence ATGCGCAGTCATTATTGCGGCCAGCTAAACGAAACATTGGTAGACCAGACGGTCACCGTATGCGGTTGGGTGCATCGCCGCCGTGACCATGGTGGGGTTATCTTTCTCGATATGCGCGATCGCGATGGCGTCGCTCAGTTCGTCGTGGACCCAGACACCGCCGAGGCGTTTGCCAATGCCGACCGTGCTCGCAATGAGTTCGTTCTGCGCATTACCGGGCGGGTTCGCCTGCGCCCGGAAGGCACGCAAAATCCGAACATGCCCACCGGGATGATTGAAGTACTGGCAAAAGACGTCGAAGTGCTAAACACCGCTGTGACGCCGCCTTTCCAGCTCGACGAGCACGGCAAGGTCGGTGAAGAGGTACGCCTCAAGCACCGCTATATCGATTTGCGCCGCCCCGATATGATCGACAAGCTGCGGCTGCGTTCGCGTATTTCACACACCGTCCGCGCGTTCCTCGAAAATCAGGGTTTTCTGGATATCGAAACCCCGGTTTTGACCCGTGCGACCCCTGAAGGGGCACGCGATTACCTGGTGCCGAGCCGTACCCATGCGGGTAATTTCTTTGCGTTGCCGCAGTCGCCCCAGCTCTTCAAGCAGCTGTTGATGGTGGCGGGGTTTGACCGCTACTACCAGATTGCCAAGTGTTTCCGCGACGAAGATCTGCGTGCCGACCGTCAGCCCGAGTTCACGCAAATCGACATCGAGGCCTCGTTCGTTGAAGAAAACGACATCATGGACATTACCGAGTCCATGATTCGTCAACTCTTCCAGGAAGTGCTCGATGTCAATCTGGCCGCGTTTCCGCGCATGACCTGGCAGGAAGCCATGGACCGCTTTGGTTCAGACAAGCCCGACTTGCGCATCCCCCTTGAGTTGACCAATGTCGATGACCTGATGCAACAGGTTGACTTTAAGGTGTTCTCTGGACCAGCAAATGCGGCAGACGGCCGCGTTGCCGCGTTGAAAGTTCCCGGCGGTGCATCGCTTTCGCGCAAGGAAATCGACGAATATACCAAATTTGTCGGTATCTACGGCGCCAAGGGTCTGGCGTGGATCAAGGTCAACGAGCGCGCTAAAGGGCTCGACGGGCTGCAGTCGCCGATCGTCAAGTTCATGGAAAACGTGGTTGAGGAACTGCTCGACCGCGTCGACGCCAAAGACGGCGACATTATTTTCTTTGGTGCTGACAAGACGCGTATCGTCAACGAAGCGATTGGCGCATTGCGCGTCAAGCTGGGGGCTGACCTTGATCTGTACACCCAGGCCTGGGCACCGCTCTGGGTTGTCGACTTCCCGATGTTCGAAGAGGACGATAACGGCAGGCTCAGCCCGCTGCATCATCCCTTTACTGCCCCGTCGTGCTCACCTGAAGCACTCAAGGATGACCCGGCAAATGCACTGTCGCGCGCTTACGACATGGTGCTGAATGGCACCGAGCTTGGCGGCGGCTCAATCCGTATTCACGATCAAACCATGCAGCATACGGTGTTTGATATCCTGGGGATCGGACAGGAAGAAGCCCAGGAGAAGTTTGGCTTCCTACTTGATGCTCTCCAGTACGGTGCGCCGCCCCACGGTGGTTTGGCCTTCGGTCTGGACCGCCTGGTGATGCTGATGGCCGGTGCCAAGACCATCCGCGAAGTGATTGCGTTCCCGAAAACCCAAAGCGCCGCCTGTTTGATGACCGACGCCCCGGGTGAAGTCAGCGCAGAGCAGCTAAAAGACCTTAATATCCGCTTGCGTCAGAAAGCTAAAGCGGACACCACGGCCGAATAA
- the ruvA gene encoding Holliday junction branch migration protein RuvA, translating into MIGRLQGQLIEKQPPWIVVDVHGVGYELETSMTTLVALPPVGESIFLYTHLTIRDDAHLLYGFGREHERALFRALIKVNGVGPKLALAILSGMDEDAFMRCVRDDDSKALTKLPGVGKKTAERLIIEMRDRFSEWENGRDTTLPLEAANGQATHHRNSLADAEAALVSLGYKLTEATKMLADLDGSQSTEALIKAALTQRMKG; encoded by the coding sequence ATGATTGGACGGCTTCAAGGCCAGTTGATTGAGAAACAGCCGCCGTGGATAGTGGTGGATGTGCACGGTGTGGGTTACGAGCTGGAAACGTCGATGACAACGCTGGTAGCGCTGCCGCCGGTGGGTGAAAGCATCTTTTTATATACCCATCTCACGATCCGGGACGACGCCCATCTGCTGTATGGATTTGGTCGCGAGCATGAACGCGCCCTGTTTCGTGCCCTGATCAAAGTTAACGGTGTAGGGCCCAAGCTGGCCCTGGCCATTTTATCGGGTATGGATGAAGACGCCTTCATGCGTTGCGTGCGCGATGATGATAGCAAGGCGCTGACCAAGCTTCCGGGCGTGGGTAAAAAAACCGCTGAGCGATTGATTATCGAAATGCGTGACCGCTTCTCTGAGTGGGAAAATGGCCGCGATACAACGCTTCCCCTGGAAGCCGCCAATGGACAGGCTACTCATCACCGCAACAGCTTGGCGGACGCCGAGGCGGCGCTCGTGAGTCTTGGCTACAAACTAACCGAAGCCACGAAAATGCTGGCCGATCTTGATGGCTCTCAGTCAACCGAAGCCCTGATCAAGGCGGCACTCACCCAGCGCATGAAAGGCTGA